The region AGTTTCACCTGAACGGTGAGAAATTATTGCTACAAAGCCAGCTTTTTGTGACATTGTTATTGCCTTAAATGTTTCAGTTAATGAACCTATTTGATTTATTTTTATTAAAGATGCATTGATTGCGTGTTTGTCAATAGCCATTTGAATGTATTTTGGATTTGTTACAATTAAGTCATCTCCAACTAGTTGAACTTTGTTGCCAAATCTCTTATTCATTTTTATAAAGCCATCTCAATCGTTTTCATCATGTGAATCTTCAATAGAAATTATTGGGTATTTTTCAATTAAATGGCCATAATATTCAACAAATTCATCGCTAGTAAATGAATATTTAACATTTTGATATTTTTCAAATCCTGGGCGTTTTTCTTCAATTGCTTTCTTGAATTTTTTAAATACATATAATTTTGTATCTGAATGATAAAGTTCTGAACTTGCAGCATCCAAACAAATTGCTACTGCTTTTTCTCCTGAAGTAGCTGGATTATATCCTGCGACTTTAATTGCATTTACTAAAAAGTCCAATGCTTCTTCATGAGTGTGTAGGTTTGGTGCAAATCCACCTTCGTCTCCAACTTGTGTTCCATGACCTGCTTGTTTCAATAATTTTGCCAATGTATGAAATACGAAGTTTGCCATTTGCAATGATTCTTTAAATGTTTTTGCCCCAATAGGCATTATCATAAATTCTTGGAAGTCAATAGTATTTGAAGCATGTTCTCCACCATTAATAACGTTTAACATTGGCACTGGCATTTTGTATGCTACTTGGTTGTTTAATTTTGCCAAGTATTTATATAATGGAAGATTTGCTTCAATGGCACCAGCTTTTGCAATTGCTAATGAAACAGCTAATATTGCATTTGCCCCTAATTTTGATTTTGTTTCAGTTCCATCAAGATTAATCATTAAATTATCTAATTCTTCTTGCTTAGAAACTTCCTTGCCAATAATAGCTTTAGCAATAATATTATTAACATTATCGCATGCTAATTGCACACCTTTACCGCCAAATCAATTATTTTCGTATTTTGTTCCTTTGTCGCGTAATTCAAGTGCTTCTTTTGATCCTGTTGAAGCTCCTGATGGTACTAATGCTTCGGAATATGCAAGTTCAGTATTTAATTCAACTTTAACTGTTGGATTCCCTCTACTATCTAAAACTTCATAGGCATTAATCTTAATAATTTTTGACATAATTCTCCTATATGATTATTTAAAATAAAAGCTAAAAATAAATGCACATCATTTATGTTAGTTTACATAACAATTATATTATTAATTTTTAAAGGTAAAAAAATAATTGTTATTTTGTGTGTTCAATCTAAAAGAAACATAATTTTAAAAATATTTTTACGTAATGAAAAATTGCGATTTTAAATTAGTGTAAAATTTTATTTATGAATAACATTGATAATAATTTATTTTTTATTGAAGAAGAAATTAAAAAAATTGAAAAAATTGCAAAAGAAGACCCACTTAAAGCAATTTATATTTTAGATGAAGACAAAAAACAATTCTCTCTAAAAGAGGACTTGGATGATTTAGATGCATTGAGGGATAACATTGAGTTTCAACTTAAGAAACAAAATTTAATAACCTCAACAAAACTTGATACATTAAGTTTAATAAATAGTTTAAAAAACAAAAAAATGGGTTATGCATTTATGCTAAGCTACAACGAACTTAAAAAACGAGATGATATAGCAAAATATGCAATTGAATTTCAAGATTTTTTTAAAGGAAATGATTTTGATAGTAAAGGATTTCAAACATTGATTTATGACTTATTAGTCAATAGCAATATTGATTTTGAATACGATATTCAAAATAAAAAAATTAATCCCAAAAAATTAGGATCATTATTAAAGAATGCTGAAATTCAAAAGATGCAAGATGAAATCATTGCAACTTTTGATAAAGATATTTCAAAAAACAAGGTTGCAAGACAAGTGTTTTCAGCGTATTTATTTCAAAATTGAGTTGCAATCTTATTGCACGAAACAAAAGACGATTATTTAAAAATATCACACGTAATTGAAGTAATTTTAGGTAATCAAACGTCAGATTCACTTTCCAAAGAAGAAAAAGAGTTATATAACATTTTTAAATAAATTATTATGTATAATTTATAACATTAAACTAAAGGAGCATTTATGTCAAGAACATTAAATAAAAAAGAATCAGAATTAACTATTGAATATACAATTCAAGGTGAACAATGAGAAAATGCTAAAGAAAAAGCAAGAAAAGCATTAAGAGCCAATGTTCAAATCGATGGTTTTAGAAAAGGCCACGTTCCCGCTTTTGAAGCTGATAAAAGAATAAATCCAATTGAAGTTTATCAAAAAGCATTGGATAGTATTTTAGATAATATTTATAAAGAACAAATAATTAGCCAAATAACCAAAGATGACGAAATTGTTGGACATGCAAATTTAAGAATTAAAGATATAAATGAAGAAAAAGCAGAAATTTCATTTGTATTTCCACTTTTCCCAGAAGTTAAATTGGGAGATTACAAAAAATTGGGTGTTAAATTAGGATCATGTGAATTAACTAAAAAAGATTTAAATGATGCAAAATCACAAATAGCTTCAAACTATGTAGTTATGCTAGATTCTAAAGAACCAATTAAAGAAAAAGATCAAGTAAACTTTAATTTCAAAGGCTTTATTGACGGAAAACCATTTGATGGCGGAGAAGCTGAAAACTTTGATTTAGTAATTGGATCTAAACAATTTATTCCAGGCTTTGAAGACAAAATGATTGGCCTAAAAGCAGGAGAAGAAAAAGATTTAGATTTAGTATTTCCAGAAGATTATCATGCTAAGAATTTAGCAGGAAAATCTGTTGTTTTCCATGTAAAAATAAATTTTGTTAAAACTCCAAATTATCCAACAATCGATGATAATTTTGTAAAGGAAATTAATTTGCCAAATGTTAAAAACGTTGCTGAATTTGAAGAATATGTAAAATTTATTGCTTTAAAGAACAAATTAGCAAATGTTAAAAATGAATTTATTAATGAAGCAGTTAAAAAATTATCAGAACAATCAGAAGTTTCTTTATCAGAATCATTAGTTGAAGAAGAGGCAGATAAATACTATCAAAATTTCCTTAACAATTTAAAACAACAACAAATTACTGAAAAAGATTATTACGAATTTTCAAAGAGCACAAAAGAAGAATCATTAAATGTATTTAAAAAACAAGCCCAAATAAACTTAAAACAAATGTTTGTATTAGGTGCTATTGCCAAAGCTGAATCTTTAAAAGTAACATTAGAAGATTATGAAAAAGAAGTTGAAAAATTGGCAAAAACATACGGCTTAGCTCCTGAACATGTAAAACAAATTTTGAAATTTGAAAATGTTGAAAATAATTTAATTAATGAAAGAATTAGCGAAATTTTACTAAAAGAAAATGACACAAAAGCATTTGAAAACTTTGACAAACTATTAAAAGAAGTCGAAGAATATGAAGCTAAACAAACTCAAGCTATTGTAGATGAAGCTAAACGTAAAAGAGAAGAAGCAGAAAAAATAGCTAAAGAATCAAAAGAAAACATTGACGAACAAAAATAATATAATTTAAAAAGTGCCATAAAAATTGGCATTTTTTATTTATTATTTTTAACAATCATTAAAAATAAAATAATATTGTAAAATATTAACTATGAAAATATTTGAATTTAAATCAACTGAAATGAGAATTGCAGAGGCAACCCTTAAGAGGATAAATGCTTTAGAACCAGAAATATCAAAATTAAGCAACGAGGAATTGCAACAAAAAACTATAGAGTTTAAGTCGCGTTTAAAAGCAGGAGAAACGCCAGAACAAATTAGACCTGAAACGTTTGCTGTTTGTAGAGAAGCAACAAAACGTATTTTAGGCAAAAGACCATTTGATGTTCAAATGATAGGCGGAATAATTTTAGATTTAGGTTCTGTAGCAGAAATGAAAACCGGTGAAGGTAAAACTATTACTTCTATAGCACCAATTTATTTAAACGCAATTACTGGTCAATCTGTTATTGTTTCAACAGTTAATGAATATCTAGCAGAACGTGATGCTCAAGAAATGGGGCAAGTTTTTAACTTTTTAGGTTTAAGTGTTGGAATAAACAAATCTCAAATGTCAAGTGAGTTGAAAAGAGAAGCATATGCTTGCGATATTGTTTATTCTGTTCATTCTGAATTGGGTTTTGATTATTTACGCGACAATATGGCAATGAGTAAAGAAGAAAAAGTTCAACGCGGGCTTGATTTTATTTTACTAGATGAGGTAGATTCAATATTGATTGATGAAGCAAAAACTCCTTTAATTATTTCAGGCGGTGATAATGACGAAAGCAATTTGTATACAATTGCAGATTTGTTTGTAAGAACATTAAGTCAAGATGATTATTTTATTGATGAAGAAACAAAATCTGTTTATCTAACAGATAAAGGAATTGAAAAAGCTAATAAATATTTCAATTTTAAAAATCTTTATGATATAGAAAATTCTGAACTTGTTCATAGAATTCAAAATGCTTTAAGAGCACATAAAGTAATGAAATTAGATGTTGAATATATTGTTAGAAACGACAAAATTGAATTAGTTGATTCCTTCACAGGTAGAATAATGGAAGGAAGAGCTTATTCAGAAGGATTGCAACAAGCAATTCAAGCAAAAGAACGCGTTGAAATTGAATCAGAAACCAAAACATTAGCAACAATTACTTATCAAAATTTTTTCCGTCTATTTAAAAAAATAAGTGGTATGACAGGAACAGCAAAAACAGAAGAAAAAGAATTTATTGATATTTATAATATGAGGGTCAATGTTGTTCCAACAAATAAACCAATAGCTAGATTTGATGATAAAGATGAAATCTATGTTGATATGCACAGCAAATGAAAGGCAGTTACTGCAGAGGTTAAACGTGTTTATAAAAAGAAACAACCAATATTAATAGGAACTGCTCAAGTTGAAGATTCTGAAATATTGCATGAATATTTGCTATCTGAAGGCATACCTCATACAGTTTTAAATGCAAAGCAAGATGCTTCAGAAGCAGAAATTATTTCTAAAGCAGGACAAGTAGGAGCAGTTACAATTGCCACAAACATGGCCGGACGTGGAACAGATATCAAACCTTCAAAAGAAGCACTAGAATTAGGTGGATTGTATGTTTTAGGTACTGAAAAAGCTGAATCAAGAAGAATTGATAATCAACTAAAAGGACGTTCTGGCCGTCAAGGAGATGTAGGATATACAAAATTCTTTTTATCATTAGATGACCAATTAATTTTGCGTTTTTCAGTTCAAGATCACTGAAAAGAAATTTTCAAAGAATATGGCGAAGATCCAATTCCTGGTGAAGCAATTAGAAAGGCCTTTTTGAGGGCTCAAAAAAAGATTGAAGGGTTTAACTTTGATAATAGAAAAAGCGTCCTAAATTTTGATGACGTAATTAGACAACAACGTGATTTAATTTATGAACAACGTGATCTAATTTTAAATAGAGATGATCTTGGAACAATAATTAGAAAAATGATATCAGTTGCAGCAGAAAAAACAGTAAATAACCCATTCTTTATAAAAAACAATAGTTTGGATTTAATAGAATTTGTAAAGCATCTAAATAACAATTTTATGATTTTAACAAACAAAGAATTTAGTGTTGAAGAATTAGTTGAATATGATCGTGAAGAATTAATTCAATACTTAATTGAAACCTGAAATAAATGTTATGACCAACTAAGACAAAATATCATTGATAAATATGGGATATCTTCATTAATAAATTCTGAAAGAAATATAATATTAAGCGTTTTTGATGCTGCGTGACAAGATCATATTAATATAATGGACAGATTAAGAAGAAGTACAAATTTAGTTCAATATTCTCAAAAGAACCCATATCAAGTTTACACTCAATTGGGTTCAAAGAAATTCAAAGAATTAACAGGCAGAATTGCTTTGGAATGCACAATTAATTTAATGAATAATTACGACGCAATACCTTCAACAAATACTGATGTTGATTTATCATGGTTAACAAATGCTTTTGAAGAAAAAACAGATATGGCTCAAACAACTTCAAAGAACCAGCAAGCTCTTGAATTTATCAATTATTTATTGAAGTCAGAACGTGATCATTTGATTAAAGAAGGTTTAAACGAACAAGAAGTGGATGATAAACTAAAGGAAGTGGAAAGATCAATATTAAAAGAGTTCCAATTCCAACTTGCTTCTTTGCAAACTAATGAAGAAAAAAAATAACGAGTTGTTTAAAACCCGTTATTTTTTGTTATATATTCGCAATAAAATTCAACAGCCTTTTTCAATATTTCACAATCACTTTCGTATGTTATGCGATATAACAATGCATTTGTTGTATCTTGCCATTCAACTACCTTAATTTCACTATCTTGCTTAATTAAATCAAAAGATGTTGGCTTAGCAATAAAATAAACAACTTCTTTAGATATTAATTTTCCAATAATATATTTATTGACTTCTCTAAAACCTTTGAGCAATTTTATATCTATGTTAGTTTCTTCTTTTACTTCTCTAATCGCGGTTTCCTCTTCTGTTTCGTTTTTTTCAACATGGCCTTTTGGGAACCCTCAATGGCCTGCTGTTTGTTCAACTAATAAAACAAAAAGATTATCATTTTCTTCTTTGAAAATAATAGCGCCACACGACTTCTCTTTTTTCATTAGCGAAATTTCCCTTACCTTTCTTAACTACAATTTATTTATATAAATTATATAACAATAAAGAAAATGAGCATCTTGCCAAAAACTTAATTATTCATCTTTTTAAAAATAAAACTGCATAATATTAATGATGAAGCAATTGTAACTAAAAATATCGTACTTGAAATTCACATTTCAACTTTAATTACTTTGCCTTGTCAAAGTATACTTTGTAATAAATTATTATTTTTAGTCATTACTGCTTGAATGTATGTTTTTCTAATTGAAGGTAAAATTAAACCATTAACAATAAAACAAATTCCACATATCAAAATAAAAATGCTAATTATTAATAGAGTTTTTAATATCTTTTTGTTTGCAATTTCTGATTTAAATCTATATACTAAAAAGAAATTCAAAATATAATAAACAACGTAAAAACCGCAAATTATTTGTCCAAAGCAAGATATTGCAAGACGGCCATTATTTGAAAGCGATTGTATTGAAAATATCCCGGTAATCAAAAAAGAAATCAAAATCGCTAAAAAGCCAAACGCTGTTGTTATTAATAATCTTTTTATATTATTTTTTATAATATTGTTAATATCCATTATGCCTCTTTTGAAATATTATAAATGATAATAATAACCTTATTTTTGAATTTGGTAAAATTAAATTATTAAAAGGAGAAAATGTGGCACTTACTAATAAATATTTAGCATTGTATAGAAAATATAGACCAAAAATTTTTGATGATATAAAAGGCCAAGATCACATTGTAATAACATTGAAAAATATTATTTTGAATAATAAATTGAGTCATGCGTATTTATTTTGTGGTCCCCACGGAAATGGAAAAACTTCAACTGCTAAAGTTTTTGCAAACACAATTAATTGTTTACATAATCAAAGCGATATATTAAAACCATGTGAAGAATGTATCAAAAATGTCGATAGAAATCTAGATATTATAGAAATAGATGCTGCTTCTAATACCGGCATTGATGACATTAGAGAATTAAAAGAAAAAATAAAACATTTACCAACACAAAGCAAATATAAAATTTATATTATTGATGAAGTTCATATGCTTTCAAAAGCAGCCTTTAACGCTTTATTAAAAACAATTGAAGATCCACCTAGTCACATAATTTTTATTCTAGCAACAACTGATCCCCAAAAAATACCAGAAACTATTTTAAGTAGGGTTCAAAGATTCAATTTTAAACTTATGACAATTGAAACATTGGTTTCTCAATTGAAGGATATTTTCAATAAAGAAAATATTGAATATGAAGATGATGCAATTAATGTTATTGCTAAATTAGGAAATGGTAGTCTTAGAGATTCATTGAGTATTGCAGACCATGTTGCAATATATTGTGCCAATAAAGTTATTAAGAAAGAAGTTGTTGAACAATTATTTGGAATTGTAAATATAGATAATAAAATAGAGTTATTAAATTACATGTCAATGCATGATATTAATAAAACATTGAATCTTGCAAGAGAATTATTTAGTCAAGGTATTGATATAAACATCTTGATAAACGATTTAATAAACATTTTAAAAGAATGAATAATTTTTAATAAGACAAGAGATCAAAGTCTTGTTTCAACTGATTTTAAAATTTTATTGCAAATTAAAATTGATGATGTTAAAGCACACTATTACATTGAAACATTGATAGATCAATTGCATAGTATTGCTATAAGCGATAGTCCAGAAGATTATTTTGAAATTTTGTTATTAAAGTTATGCAACTTTTTAAGCCCAAAAGAAGAATATAAAAATTCTGCAGTTATGCCAAAAATTAGTAATGAGGAATTTAATAATTTTAATAGTCAAGAAAAGCAGGCCATTAATAAAAATAATATTTACAAATCATTGGATTTATCCTCAATAGCAAATGGATTCAATGCAAACAATTCCACAATACAAAATTCAAGTGATAATAATTCAACAGAAGACTTAGCTAATAATTCAAAAAAGATTGATGACTTATTAGAAAAAACTGCAGAAATATATTCATTAGATCAAACATCAGAGTTTGAAGTTGCTGATATTTCTAATCAAATAATAAGCAATAATCAAATTAGCAT is a window of Metamycoplasma hominis ATCC 23114 DNA encoding:
- a CDS encoding bis(5'-nucleosyl)-tetraphosphatase, producing the protein MKKEKSCGAIIFKEENDNLFVLLVEQTAGHWGFPKGHVEKNETEEETAIREVKEETNIDIKLLKGFREVNKYIIGKLISKEVVYFIAKPTSFDLIKQDSEIKVVEWQDTTNALLYRITYESDCEILKKAVEFYCEYITKNNGF
- the dnaX gene encoding DNA polymerase III subunit gamma/tau, whose product is MALTNKYLALYRKYRPKIFDDIKGQDHIVITLKNIILNNKLSHAYLFCGPHGNGKTSTAKVFANTINCLHNQSDILKPCEECIKNVDRNLDIIEIDAASNTGIDDIRELKEKIKHLPTQSKYKIYIIDEVHMLSKAAFNALLKTIEDPPSHIIFILATTDPQKIPETILSRVQRFNFKLMTIETLVSQLKDIFNKENIEYEDDAINVIAKLGNGSLRDSLSIADHVAIYCANKVIKKEVVEQLFGIVNIDNKIELLNYMSMHDINKTLNLARELFSQGIDINILINDLINILKEWIIFNKTRDQSLVSTDFKILLQIKIDDVKAHYYIETLIDQLHSIAISDSPEDYFEILLLKLCNFLSPKEEYKNSAVMPKISNEEFNNFNSQEKQAINKNNIYKSLDLSSIANGFNANNSTIQNSSDNNSTEDLANNSKKIDDLLEKTAEIYSLDQTSEFEVADISNQIISNNQISIDSNVDNQETTDLQISENWKDLVNEDLISKENSENKHVPLETIIDCLLIKQYLKNNMLNDGRSNFTDIDAIKYGMLSQKITDKNEINILSDFKIIFSTNDFILLTCDIDEKVYDLNINSHNENIMAALNKVFDRYLYAYAITKDEILEAKKYWKANINEIRAKKVKPLEDLNLKYNKTVQKDVAWAQEIFGDKFKLNK
- the eno gene encoding phosphopyruvate hydratase, with the translated sequence MSKIIKINAYEVLDSRGNPTVKVELNTELAYSEALVPSGASTGSKEALELRDKGTKYENNWFGGKGVQLACDNVNNIIAKAIIGKEVSKQEELDNLMINLDGTETKSKLGANAILAVSLAIAKAGAIEANLPLYKYLAKLNNQVAYKMPVPMLNVINGGEHASNTIDFQEFMIMPIGAKTFKESLQMANFVFHTLAKLLKQAGHGTQVGDEGGFAPNLHTHEEALDFLVNAIKVAGYNPATSGEKAVAICLDAASSELYHSDTKLYVFKKFKKAIEEKRPGFEKYQNVKYSFTSDEFVEYYGHLIEKYPIISIEDSHDENDWDGFIKMNKRFGNKVQLVGDDLIVTNPKYIQMAIDKHAINASLIKINQIGSLTETFKAITMSQKAGFVAIISHRSGETEDTFIADLAVALNTGEIKTGSLSRTDRIAKYNRLLKIESELGNEAKFEGKNSFYNLKN
- the secA gene encoding preprotein translocase subunit SecA produces the protein MKIFEFKSTEMRIAEATLKRINALEPEISKLSNEELQQKTIEFKSRLKAGETPEQIRPETFAVCREATKRILGKRPFDVQMIGGIILDLGSVAEMKTGEGKTITSIAPIYLNAITGQSVIVSTVNEYLAERDAQEMGQVFNFLGLSVGINKSQMSSELKREAYACDIVYSVHSELGFDYLRDNMAMSKEEKVQRGLDFILLDEVDSILIDEAKTPLIISGGDNDESNLYTIADLFVRTLSQDDYFIDEETKSVYLTDKGIEKANKYFNFKNLYDIENSELVHRIQNALRAHKVMKLDVEYIVRNDKIELVDSFTGRIMEGRAYSEGLQQAIQAKERVEIESETKTLATITYQNFFRLFKKISGMTGTAKTEEKEFIDIYNMRVNVVPTNKPIARFDDKDEIYVDMHSKWKAVTAEVKRVYKKKQPILIGTAQVEDSEILHEYLLSEGIPHTVLNAKQDASEAEIISKAGQVGAVTIATNMAGRGTDIKPSKEALELGGLYVLGTEKAESRRIDNQLKGRSGRQGDVGYTKFFLSLDDQLILRFSVQDHWKEIFKEYGEDPIPGEAIRKAFLRAQKKIEGFNFDNRKSVLNFDDVIRQQRDLIYEQRDLILNRDDLGTIIRKMISVAAEKTVNNPFFIKNNSLDLIEFVKHLNNNFMILTNKEFSVEELVEYDREELIQYLIETWNKCYDQLRQNIIDKYGISSLINSERNIILSVFDAAWQDHINIMDRLRRSTNLVQYSQKNPYQVYTQLGSKKFKELTGRIALECTINLMNNYDAIPSTNTDVDLSWLTNAFEEKTDMAQTTSKNQQALEFINYLLKSERDHLIKEGLNEQEVDDKLKEVERSILKEFQFQLASLQTNEEKK
- the tig gene encoding trigger factor, translating into MSRTLNKKESELTIEYTIQGEQWENAKEKARKALRANVQIDGFRKGHVPAFEADKRINPIEVYQKALDSILDNIYKEQIISQITKDDEIVGHANLRIKDINEEKAEISFVFPLFPEVKLGDYKKLGVKLGSCELTKKDLNDAKSQIASNYVVMLDSKEPIKEKDQVNFNFKGFIDGKPFDGGEAENFDLVIGSKQFIPGFEDKMIGLKAGEEKDLDLVFPEDYHAKNLAGKSVVFHVKINFVKTPNYPTIDDNFVKEINLPNVKNVAEFEEYVKFIALKNKLANVKNEFINEAVKKLSEQSEVSLSESLVEEEADKYYQNFLNNLKQQQITEKDYYEFSKSTKEESLNVFKKQAQINLKQMFVLGAIAKAESLKVTLEDYEKEVEKLAKTYGLAPEHVKQILKFENVENNLINERISEILLKENDTKAFENFDKLLKEVEEYEAKQTQAIVDEAKRKREEAEKIAKESKENIDEQK